From the Alkaliphilus flagellatus genome, the window GGCGAATCCTGTTGGGAATAATAGGATGTTAGTTAATTTACTTAAGATGCGAGTTGCACAACTATTAAAGAAACCTACAGTTTTATATGCAGTTTCTGCAGGTCCATTTAATGATGTAAAAACAAGTGAATTAGCAAAAATAACTTTTGAAAGTTTTAGTTTAGTTACTATTCGTGAACCAGAAACAACTAAAAGGTTAAGAAGTATTGGATTTAATATAGATAATACTAAACAATTTCCATGCACTTCATATTTATTTCAACCAGCTGATGTAAATAAAGCAGAATCTATTTTAAAAAGTGAACAAATTATGAATTCTCAAAAACCAATAATAGGTATGATTGTATGTGGATTTAATCTTACACTACCATATGATAAATGGCCTCGTGATGATAAAGAATATAATGAATTTGCTCTTGTTATAGAATATATTGTAAATAACTTAGGAGCTAGAGTTGTTCTTATGTCACATAGTAATGGGTTTGATTTACCACCAAATTTTAAACTTAAACCAGGAAGAGATTATAATGTTATAAAACAATTACAAGAAGTAGTTGCTAAGCGACAAATAGTAAAAGATATGAAAGATGTATTGTGTATAAATAATGCCTATATACCAAAAGAAACAAAAGCAATTATTGGACAATTCGATATGCTAGTAACTGGAAGAGTGCACGCATCAGTTGCTTCTGTTTCACAATGTATACCAACTGTATTTGTAACATATGAGAAAGAAGAAGATACTGGTAAAACTTTGGGCTTTGCTTCATTATCCGGTCTACAAGATTATGTAGCAAAACCTAATGCAAATGATATGATAAAAAAGATAGAAGATTGTTTTAATAATAAGGAAAAAATTGCAGAAAGCTTAAAAGAACGTATACCTGTAGTTCAAGATATAACTAAAAAAGGAATCGATGCTTTAAAAGAGCTTTTATAATATAAAAATTTAGTCTAGAGAAAAAGAGTGATATAAATTGAAAATTGCAATAATGCAACCATATTTCTTTCCTTATCTAGGATATTTTAGTTTAATAAGGCATACTAATAAATTTATTTTATTCGATACAGTTCAATTTATTAAGCATGGATGGATTGAAAGAAATAGAATATTGAAACCTAATTTTGGATGGCAATATATAGGAGTACCATTAGTTAAACATAGTAGAGATACTAAAATTAATGATATAGCAATTAATGATAATTTTGATTGGCGTGATAAAATATTAAGACAATTGGAGCATTATAAAAAGAGAGCTCCTTTTTATAGACAAACAATAGAGCTAGTTAGAGAAGCACTTAATATAGAAACACAAAGTATAGTAAAATTAAATGAAAATATATTAAAAGTTGTTTGTAACAGTATGAATATAGATCTAGATGTTGAGATTTTTTCAGAAATGGATTTAAGTATTAATAACCCAAATGAGCCAGATGAATGGGCACTTAATATTTGTAAGTCAATTGGAAATATTGAAGAGTATTGGAATCCAGAAGGTGGTTTAAAATTTTTCAATTGTAAAAAGTATGAAGAAGAAGGAATAAAAATAAATTTTTTAAAAATGAATCTTTGGAAATATTCACAGAGAAGAAAAGAATTTGAAACAGGTTTATCAATTATTGATGTTATGATGTTTAACGAAATAAATGAAATAAATAAAATGCTAGACGATTATGAACTTTTATAAAGGAGATATAAATGAACCGGAATATTAAAAACTATCAATTTAAAGGTTATAAAATTGTGAGAGCTGTAAAAATTGATGAGATATATAATATTCTTTATGACTTTGATAATATATTTAAACCATCCTTATCAAATAGAATTATAGACTTATATGGTTATGCAGAAAAATTGTTAAGAAATGCCATAACTTTTTATATAATTGAAGAACAAGTTATAGTCGGGTTTGTTGCTTTTTATACCAATAATAAAAACAATAAAGAAGCATATATAACTCAAATAGGAGTAAAGGATAAATCACAAAATAGAAATATAGGTAAAACTTTATTAGAATTGTGTATTAAAATATCTAAGAGCAATGGTATGAAAAGCATTAAACTAGAAGTATTTAATAATAATGAGAAAGCTATTAATTTCTATAAAAAAAATGGATTTAATTTTTTTGGACAAGCATCTAACGATTCAATATATATGATAAAACATTTACATTAGAGGTGTAATAAATGAGTAATTTTATTCAAGTAACTCGCTCCTCAATGCCAAACTTTGATGAGTACATAGAAGAAATTAAAGATTTATGGGATAGTCAGTGGTTAACTAATATGGGCAATAAACATAATAAGTTAGAAGCAGAATTAGTTAAGTATTTAGGAACTTCAAATATTTCACTTTTTACAAATGGACATCTTGCATTAGAGTGTGCAATAGCAGCACTTAATCTTACAGGAGAAGTTATAACAACTCCATTTACATTTGTATCAACAACTCATGCTATTCTTAGAAATGGATTAGAACCGGTATTTTGCGATATAAATCCATATGATTATACTATTGATATTGATAAGCTTGAGAGTCTTATTACATATAAAACTTCAGCAATTATACCTGTTCATGTATATGGGAATGTTTGTAATGTCGCTGAGATTGAAAGGATAGCAAAAAAATATAACTTGAAAGTCATTTATGATGCTGCTCATGCATTCGGAGTATCAATTAACGATGTAGGTATTGGTAATTTTGGAGATGCTTCTATGTTTAGTTTTCATGCTACAAAGGTATTTAATACTATTGAAGGTGGTGCAGTAACTTTTAAAGATGAGAACTTTAAAAATAAGCTTAATAGTATAAAAAATTTTGGTATTACGGGACCAGAATCAATTGAAGATATTGGTATAAATGCAAAAATGAATGAATTTCAAGCTGCAATGGGGATTTGTAATCTTAAAAGTATAGATAAAAATATAAGTAAGAGAAAAGATATAGTAGAAAGATATATTGAAAATCTTACTAATATTAAAGGAGTTAAATTAATAAAAGAACAAAAAAATGTTAAAAGCAATTATTCCTATTTTCCGGTTGTATTTGATGGATATAAGATAAGTAGAGATAAGGTATACCAGCTATTAAAACAAAATAATATAATTGCAAGAAAATATTTCTATCCATTGACAAATACTCTTGATTGTTATAAAGGAAGATTTAATATTGAAGATACTCCTATTGCTAAATATATAGCTGATAGAGTTTTATGTCTTCCTCTTTATTCAGATTTATCAATAGAGCATGTTGATAGAATTTGCAATGTTATTAAAGCTAGATAATAGAGCTATAGGAGATGAATATATATGAAAGGCATAATTTTAGCAGGTGGTAGTGGTTCTAGACTCTACCCCATAACAAAAGGAATAAGTAAACAGTTATTACCTATATATGATAAACCAATGATTTATTATCCATTATCTGTACTTATGTTGTCCAAAATACAAGAAGTTCTTATTATTTCTAATCCAGAATATATAGATTTTTATAAGAGTCTTCTAGGTGATGGTTCTCATTTAGGTATGAGGTTTGAATATAAAATTCAAGAAAAACCTCGTGGACTTGCAGATGCTTTTATAGTAGGAGAAGAATTCATTGGTAAGGATAGCGTTTGCCTTATATTAGGTGACAATATTTTTTATGGACAAGGCTTTGTTCCAAAGCTTGTTAATGCATCAAATATTAAAGACGGAGCTACTATTTTTGGATATTATGTTCCAGATTCTAGAGAATTTGGAGTTGTCGAGTTTGACAAAAATTACAATGTACTTTCTATAGAAGAAAAGCCAGAAGAACCTAAGTCACATTATGCTGTGCCGGGACTTTATTATTATGATAATAGTGTAATAGAGAGAGCTAAAAGTCTTAAACCTTCAGCTCGTGGTGAAATCGAAATAACCGATTTAAATAGAGAATATCTTAATGAAGGAAAACTCAAAGTTGAATTGTTAGGCAGAGGGTTTGCTTGGTTAGATACTGGTACTTACGACGGACTTGCTAATGCATCTAATTTTGTTAGAACAATGCAAGAGAGAACGGGGCTTTATATTAGCTGCCTTGAAGAGATTGCCTATAGAAATAGTTGGATTAGTAAAGAAGATTTAATGTCATTAGGAAATGAATATGAGAAAACTGAATATGGCAAATACTTGTTAAGTATCGCAGGAGATACGGAATATTAGTATAATTTTGGAGGAATATCTATGAATATTTTAGTTACAGGTGGAGCTGGATTTATCGGTTCTAACTTTATAAAATATATGCTTTCTAGTTATGATTATAAAATAATTAATTTAGATTTATTGACTTATGCAGGAAATCTTAAAAATCTTGAAGATGTTTCAGCAAATCATAATTATCATTTTATAAAAGGTGATATCTGTGATAGAGATTTACTTTATGATATTTTTAGAAAATTTGAGATAGATGTAGTTATAAATTTTGCAGCAGAATCCCACGTAGATAGAAGTATTGTGGAGCCTGAGATTTTTTTAAGGACTAATGTTCTAGGTACTCAAGCTTTATTAGATAGTGCTAAAAATTATTGGAAATTAGATCCTTCTGATAAGTACAGCAGAGAATTTAAAGAAGGAGTTAAATATATACAAATATCAACTGATGAGGTATATGGTTCATTAGGCCCTGAAGGATACTTTACAGAAGATACAAATATAGCTCCTAATAGTCCATATTCAGCATCTAAAGCATCAGCGGATATGCTAGTAAGAGCTTATTATGAAACTTATGGACTACCTATAAATATAACTCGTTGTTCTAATAACTATGGACCTTATCAATTCCCGGAAAAATTAATTCCTCTGATGATTAATAATGTATTAAAGAGTAAAGCTCTGCCTATATACGGAGATGGAAAGCAAATAAGAGATTGGCTGCATGTAAAAGATCACTGTATAGCTATAGATACAGTTCTGCATAAGGGCAGAATAGGGGAGGTATACAATGTTGGTGGGAATAATGAAAAGAAAAATATTGAAATTGTAAGGCTAATTTTAAATAAACTTGGAAAAAATGAGAATTTAATAACCTATGTAGAAGATAGATTGGGACACGATAGAAGATATGCTATAGATAATGCTAAAATAACCAGTGAATTAGGCTGGAAGCCTGTATATACATTTGAAGAAGGTATGGATATGACTATTAAATGGTATTTAGATAACAAAGAGTGGTTGGAAGAAATTGTTTCGAAAGAATATGAGAAGTATTATGAAAAAATGTATTCTAATAAATAGATGATACATAGTTTAGGATTATGCAACTATTCTTAATAGGTACAAATATTAGTGCCTTATAAGTATATAGGATTGAGATGTTCAATAACGCATGTATGTGTATATATTAAGGTGTAAATTTATATGGGGGACAACATGAACAGAAATATATTTAATAATTATAAGTTATGGCTCGAAAGTCCTTTTATAGATGAAGTAACAAAAATAGAACTTGAGAGTATAAAGGAAGATAAAAAAGAAATAGAAGACAGATTCTTTAAAGAATTAGAATTCGGAACTGCAGGACTTAGAGGAGTTATAGGTGCAGGAACTAATAGAATTAATAAGTATACTGTAAGGAAAGTAACTCAAGGACTTGCTGATTACATAAAAACTACAGGAGAATCTGGGAAATCTAGAGGTGTAGTTATTGCTTATGACTCTAGAAGAATGTCTATGGAATTTGCTGAGGAAACGGCATTAGTTTTAGCTGGTAATGGAATTAAATCATATCTTTTTAAAGATTTAAGACCAACACCACAGCTTTCATTTGCCATTAGATATTTAAACTGTATTTCCGGAATAGTAATTACTGCAAGTCATAATCCTAAAGAATACAACGGATATAAAGTATATTGGGAAGATGGTGCACAAATAGCTGCTAAAGAGGCAGAAGGGATTATTGACTCAATAGCTTGTGTAAAAGATTTTGGAAGTATTAAGATGCTAGAAAAAGGTGAAGCAAAAGGTAAAGGATTATTGGTATATTTAGATGAAATAATAGATACTGCATATATAGAAGAAGTTAAGAAGCAATCACTAAGAAGAGATATAGTAAAAAATATATCTGATGATTTTAAAGTAGTATTTACTCCTTTACATGGAACAGGAAATATACCTGTGAGGCGAGTGTTAAATGAGATTGGATTTAAAAATGTATTAGTAGTTCCAGAGCAGGAGTTACCAGATTCAGAATTTTCAACTGTGGATTATCCTAATCCAGAAGATAGTAAAGCATTCAGATTAGCTATAGATTTAGCTAAAAAGGAAGATGCTAGTTTAATTATAGGTACGGATCCAGACTGTGATAGGATAGGGGCTGTTGTAAAGGATAAGAATGGTGAGTATGCAATTCTTACAGGTAATCAGATAGGAGTACTTTTAGTTAATTATATACTTGAAGCACTTAAGGAAGATGATAAATTGCCGTCGAAAGGTGTTATAGTAAAAACTATAGTAACAAGTGAGATGGGAGCCAATATTGCTAAAGAATATGGTATCGAAACTATAAACACATTAACTGGATTTAAATATATAGGAGAAAAAATAAATCAATTTGAAAGGGCCGGAGAAAAGGTCTTTTTATTTGGATATGAAGAAAGTTATGGATACTTAGCTGGAACACATGCCAGAGATAAGGATGCAGTTGTAGCGTCTATGCTTATATGTGAAATGGCTGCATACTATTATTCAAATGGAAAGAATCTATATGATGTCTTAGTAGATTTATATAATAAATATGGATATTATTTAGAAGATTTAAAATCTATAACTTTAGAAGGAAAAGATGGTTTAGAAAAAATAAATAATATAATGAGGTTTTTTAGATATAACTCTTTAAATAATATAGGAGATAAAAGAATTCTATATATAGATGACTATGAATTACAGCGAAGAACTTATTTAGATGATTATAATAATTCTGAACAAATAACATTACCTAAAGCTAATGTTATAAAGTTTATATTGGATAATGAAAGTTGGATATGTGTAAGACCTTCTGGGACAGAGCCAAAGCTTAAAATATATTGTGGAGTTAAAGAAAATTCATTGGAGAAAGGTAAAGAGCTTTTAGCTAAATCTATTGCTTGGGTGGAAGAAATGATACAAAGGATGTAGTTAAAGGGGCTGTAAATATGGATAAAATAACTTTAGATTATTCGCATGTGCTTAAGTTTATAGAGAAATATGAAATAGCTAGTTTAAGAAAAAAAGTAAATTTATGCCATGATATGTTGCATAAAAGAGCTGGAAAGCACAAGCAGTGTTTAGGCTGGGTTGACTTTACTAATAACTTTGATATAAATGAGTTTGAAATGATTAGAGTTGCTGCTGAAAGAATTAAAAATCAATCCGATGTATTTATTGTAGTAGGTATAGGCGGATCGTACTTAGGAGCAAGAGCAGCTATAGAAATGTTAAATCATAGTTTTTATAATGATCTACCTAAGAACAAAAGAAAAGGACCTAAAATATATTTTGCAGGTCATAATATGAGTTCAACTTATTTTAATAATCTATTAGATATAATAGAAGACCAAGATGTATGTATTAATGTTATATCAAAATCTGGAACAACTACAGAGCCAGCAATTGCTTTTAGGATATTAAAAGAATATATGGAGAATAAATACGGTAAAAATGAAGCTAGTAAACGAATATATGTCACCACAGATAAAAATAAGGGTGCTCTTAAGAAGCTTGCAGATCAAGAAGGATATGAAACCTTTGTAGTTCCTGATGATATAGGAGGCAGATACTCTGTATTGACTCCTGTAGGCTTACTTCCAATGGCTGTAGCAGGAATAGATATACATGAAGTTATAAAAGGTGCTAAAATGGCATATAGTGATTTAAGTAGCAAGAGTATTGAGCAAAATCCTTCTTATCAATATGCTGTTATAAGAAACATATTATATTCTAAAGGAAAGACAACTGAGATTTTGGTTAACTATGAACCTAATTTATTTTACTTTGGTGAATGGTTTAAGCAGTTGCTTGGAGAGAGTGAAGGTAAACAGGGTAAAGGGATATTTCCTACATCAATGAATTTTGTAACAGATTTACATTCAATGGGACAGTATGTACAACAAGGTAGGCGAAACATATTTGAAACTGTGCTTAATGTGGAAAAATCCAAAGAAGAAGTTTTAATTAAAGAAGTTAATGATAATATAGATGAATTAAATTATCTAAGTGGAAAAAAATTAGATTTCATCAATAAAAAGGCTATGGAGGGAGCTCTATCTGCTCATGTAGATGGAGGTGTGCCGAATCTTATTATTAATATTCCAGAAATATCACCATATTATTTTGGATACTTATCATATTTTTTTATGAAAGCTTGTGGAATGAGTGGGTATTTGCTAGGTGTGAATCCGTTTAATCAGCCAGGGGTTGAAGTTTATAAAAGAAATTTATTTAAGCTTTTAGGTAAGTCTGGATACGAAGAAGAATATAAAGTAGAGATAATACCAATGTATGATGAAAACCTAAGTTAAGATATAATAAATGCTATGATAAAAGATTTGTATTAATTAATGAAAGGAGTTTATGTTATGGACATAGCAGCTTTATCAATGGGTTTAAGTCAAATGAATCTATACCAACAAGCTAGCATTTCAGTTATAAAAATGGCTATGGATACTACTAAAGTACAGGCAGTAGATTTGACACAAATGTTAGAGATTAATACTAAAATAATGGAGCAATCGATCAATCCGCATATAGGAGGAAATATTGATATTAGATTATAAAGATCCTTTTTAGGGTCTTTTTTTGTTAAGATACTGCAACAAAAAGCTTTGGCGTTTACTTATAGCAATACTTGTAGCGCTATGTTATTATAAATATGTGGATTAACAAGTAGATAGTTTTTATAGTATAAAAATAAGGGGGAGAGATTATGAAAAAAATATGTAATAAGGCATCAAAAAAGGGTATAGTTGCTGTATTATTGACATTTATGATGATGTTAACTACAATTATTCCAGTTTGGGCTCAGCAACCGCAGCAAACTACTGATATTAGTCAATGGGCTATAGGAGCTTTGAATGAGGGAGAAAGGTATGGCATTTATCCTGTTGAATGGTACTATGACGGCTTTAGATCTGAAATTTCTCAAGAACGATTAGAGATTTTACTGACACACACTGATAATAAAATAGCATCATTAGGATTAAACAAGAAACAGGATTTTGTTCCAGTTTCATATAAGGCTGATAGTACACGAGGCGATGTACTAATAAGGATGTATAATATTTTAGCTCAATATGATCTGCCTATAGGAGAATTACCTGTGGATTATATGAAAGAGCGAGGTATATTACAGGGAACATCTAAAGGTTTAGAGCTAGATCAAATCTGCACTACAGAACAGGCAGTAATACTTGCTACTAGATTAGTGGAAGATACATATAATTTACTAGATGCAGGTTCAAAGGGATTTGCTTGGGAAGTAGAGCATAATGGTAATATTATTTATTTTTTAGGGTCGATTCACATAGGTAATAATGAACTTTATCCTATAAACCAAAGATTAAAGCAAGCATTTAATGAATCTGATGCTTTGATTGTAGAAGCTAATTTGTTTGATCAAGAAGGTGGAATGGAATATTTTTTAGAAAAATCTACATATCAGGATGACACTACTTTAAAGGATAATATTAGCCAAGAGACATATGAGAAGGCATTAAAAGTATTTGAAAAATTGGATCTACCAGAAGAGGTTTATAATCAAATTAAGCCATGGAGAGTAGCAAATGACTTAAGTGTAATTTCCATGACTAGCTCAGAAGAGCCTCAAATGGCATCTCAATCAGCTGGTTTAGGAATGGATATATATTTCCTTACTAAGGCTTTAGTTACTCAAAAGCCAATTCAGGAGCTAGAGGGTATAAAATATCAAGCGGATTTATTTGATGGATTATCACATGAATTTCAAGAAGAATATTTGAATGCTATATTAGATAGTATTTTAGATCCGCAAACTAATGAAGCTCCTGATTCTGCTCAAATGTTAGACGAATGGCTAAAGCAATGGAGAAATGGAGATGTTGAAGGATTTACTAGTGACTATAATGGAATTACTGAAGAATCCGAAAATGAGCTTACTAATATGTTATTTGGCAAGAGAGACAAGAATATGGCAGAGAGAATAAGCACTATTTTAGAATCAGAAGAAAAAGGCACATACTTTGTTGTAGTAGGGGCAGGTCATTTTGTACGAGATAATACAGTAATTCATCAATTAAGAGAAAAGGGCTACAATGTTGAAGTATTTCAGTAAATAATGTTTATTACAGTTTTTATACTTATAAACAGGTTCTGATATTTGTTATAATTAATATTAAATGGACAAAGACTTATATCTTTGTCCCTTCAGCTTAAAGCAATTAAATAAAAATAAATATGAAGGGGGATTACCTTATGAATTACAAAATGCTACATACTTGTATAAGAGTAATGGATTTAGAAAAGTCTTTGAAATTTTACAATGAAGCATTAGGACTTGTTGAAACTAGAAGAAAAGATTTTCCAGAACATGAATTTACTTTAGTATTTTTGAGTGATCAATCAGAGCAGTATGAATTAGAGCTAACATATAATTATAATCCAGATAAACCTTATGAAATAGGAAATGGATTTAGTCACATTGCAGTTGCAGTAGCTGACTTAGAAGGTTCTCAAAAAAGACATAAAGAAATGGGATACAAGGTTACAGAATTAATTGGACTACCAGGTGAGCTGCCTAGATATTATTTTGTAACTGATCCAGATGGATATGATGTAGAAGTGATAAGGGCTACTAAATAAAGTCTATATTTATATTAGATAATAAAGATTCTGTTTAGGATCTTTATTATTTTGCACCTTAACTTATCATATTGTTAATAAAATGTTTATCTTTTTATAAATCGGGTAATTAAGATATGTATTAAGCAACTAAGGAGGAAAATTGGGGTGGATAAAAATATTGATTTCAATGGATTAATTGAAGAGGTAGGAAAATGTTGTCTGTCTGAAGAATCTTGTGGGACATGCGAAAAAGAGCTTTGTCTAGTAGGATACTGTAAGCAATCATTATTGACTGCATTTAAGCAGAAAGATGAGTTTATAGATAATGGCATGGATGATATACCCTATGAAGATACGAAATTATATGATGACGAAAGAATTATTGATGCAATCGGATTTATTTTAAATCAATGTAAGAACTGTCAACTGTATCATGATGAGGACTGTATTATTAATATTATTAGAAGCTCTATGGAAGTTGCACTTTTAGGCGATCATATTGATTATAAGGGAAGTACATTAATGTATTTTTCTGACTTAGGTAATAAAAACAAAGAAATTTCACAAAAAATATATTCTGCTTTTAAGCGGGTTAATAAATAGGAGGAATTTGAAATGGAGAAGTTAAGCTTAGTTACAGAAAATATAATTGGAGAAACAAAGGGAACAGCTTTAGAAAGAATAGTTAAGCAAAACTTTAACGGAGAGACCAGTGAAGTTGGTATATATTTAGCTATGGCAAGATTAGCTCAAAGACAAGGGTATCCAGAAATAGCAGAAGTATTAAAGACGATTGCCTGGGAAGAAGCAGAGCATGCGGCAGTTTTTGCGGAATTCAATGGAATGATTCAAGAAGATATATTTGATAATTTAAAACAGATGTTAGAAGGAGAAACCTTTGCAAACAACGGTAAAAAAGAGGCAGCAGATAAGGCGGAAGAACTAGGAATTACTTCTGTTAGAGACTATTTCAATCTATCAGCTAAGGATGAAGCTAGACATGCTAGAATGTTAGAAGGTATCTTAAAGCGCTTTGATAAACTGTAGTAGAAAGTAATTAAATATAATTAGATTAGAAGGAAGCAGATGGACAGATTATTTGCTTCCTTTCATTGTGCAACTGTGCTATATATTTATATATTATCATGCAAGGTGTTAGATATAAAGATATGTGATAATTACTTCATTTATAATATTTTGTGGTAATATATAATTAAGAGGTGATTTTGTGACTTATCAAATATGCAAAAGGTGTAGTAAAATGTTTGAGAAAAATGGGAAAATATACTGTAAAGATTGTTTTGAAAAGAATGAAAGAGAATACGATTTAATTATTAATCATATAAAAAAACATCCCAATGCAACTGTATTAGATATTATTACAGAAACATCAGTGTCTCTTAAAAGTATTAATTGCTTTGTTGAAGAAGGCGGTATTGTTTATGTGGAAAATAAACTAAAGGTTGAAGATAATGATGAAAAACCTAGGATATCTGATAGAACGTTAATGAAAAGAAGTAAGTTTCACTTAACAAGATAATTTGATTATTAGAGGAGTTATTAAAAACTAGACTATTATACTATATATAACAGGGCGTAAATCATTTAAAGTATAGTTAGGAGTAAAATATCCCACTGATAGGAGTGAGATTAAGGTGAAACTAACATTAGAAGAAATTACTAGAAGAGTGGTTGACATACCTGCCTTGCCTAAAGTAACAAATGATATTATGAGGCTAACAGAAGATCCAGATTCGAATGTTCAAGATATTGAACGAGTCATTATGAAGGATCAGAGTTTAACTACTAGAATTTTACGGTTAGCTAATTCGGCCCACTATGGTTATCCTAGAAGAATTAGCACCATTTCAGAAGCCTCTGTTTTATTAGGATTTCAAGCTATAAGGAGTATTACATTAACTGCATCAGTTAATGGTTTACTAATGAAAGAGGTTAGCGGTTATGGATTGAAAGAAAATGAACTTTGGAGACAGTCTCAATCTTGTGCAATTATATCTAGACATATAGCTAAAAAGTTACGTTTTGCAAAGGTGGATCAAGCATATGTAGCAGGATTGCTTCGTGATATTGGCAAGGTAATAGTTAGTTATTATTTAAATGATCATTTTAAACAGATTATGACTATGGTTGAAAGTGACGGGATATCATTTTTAGAAGCAGAAGAGAAGGTTTTGGGTTTCCATCATGGGCAAGTTGGAGCAGAAGTCGCAAAAAAGTGGAATTTACCTGAAGAACTAGTGGAGGCCATTGAGTACCATCATAGTCCTGAGGAAGCAACTATAAACTTTAAACTTACATCAATTATTCATCTGGCAGATGCTATTGTAATGATGATGGGGATCGGATTAGGCGTAGATGGAATGATCTATAATTTGTCTCAAGAAACTCTCCAGGCTCTTGGTGTTGATGGACTTATGTTAGAGCAACTAATATCAGAAGTTTCAGATTTATTAGTGGATGAAGATGCTTTTTAGATAGAATAGAATAATTGGAAATAATAATAGGAACAGAAAACTGTTCCTATTATTATTTCTCTAAAGATTTGCCTTCTTTAGACCACTTATCCAGTTTTTCCATAACAAGTCTATATGTTTCTTTAGATACTTCTGGTAGTTGACCCAATATTGACTCTGCTTGTTTAAATCCTTCTTCTATAGCATCTCTTAATTTATCTAACTTTTCAACATCTCCGCCAGATATCGCTTTTGCAAAATCTACTATACGGTCACTCACTGCTTCAGCACTGAGAGGGCCACCAGGTGCTATCATACTTTGTGCTTCAAGTCTAGTTGGTTCATCAATTTGGATTCCAGCCCATTCTTCTGAAGTAATAGTTTTTAGAGAATGGCCTTGTTTAAGTAGAAGTTTTTCTATTAGTCCCCTAAGATGAGCATATGCTTCCTCGCTTTGTCTTTTAAGTTTTGCTACAGCTTCATGGTCATATACATGGCCTGTCTTTTGGTACGTAACAGGCTTATCGTCTTTAGAAGGTTCATATTTTACGGCTTCTTCTACAGGCTTTTCAC encodes:
- a CDS encoding HDOD domain-containing protein; the encoded protein is MKLTLEEITRRVVDIPALPKVTNDIMRLTEDPDSNVQDIERVIMKDQSLTTRILRLANSAHYGYPRRISTISEASVLLGFQAIRSITLTASVNGLLMKEVSGYGLKENELWRQSQSCAIISRHIAKKLRFAKVDQAYVAGLLRDIGKVIVSYYLNDHFKQIMTMVESDGISFLEAEEKVLGFHHGQVGAEVAKKWNLPEELVEAIEYHHSPEEATINFKLTSIIHLADAIVMMMGIGLGVDGMIYNLSQETLQALGVDGLMLEQLISEVSDLLVDEDAF